The sequence below is a genomic window from Paenibacillus sp. DCT19.
ATATACAGCTTCGCACTATTTACCGCAAGGGCTGCGTCCGTAAACGTACCTGCAATGAGATGCAGCTTGCTGCCATAGTTTACAAAATCCCCTGCTCCGAACACTCCGGGAATATTCGTATGTAACTTCTCGGATACACTCACGTGCCACTCTCCAAGATCTAAGCCCCAATCACGGATTGGTCCAAAGTCACTCTTCATACCGTGGTTTACAATAATTGCATCTACATCGAGCAATTCACTTTCACCCGTTTCGATGTGAGAGATGGTTACTTGCTCAATCACTTCACCATTCGTACTGTGCAGTGTCTCCACAGCATAAGGGGTACGCACATCTACCGAAGATTCCTTCATACGTAGAACGTTACGCTCCAAGCCACCAAACCGCTCACGACGATGCACGACCGTCACCTGTTCAGCGAGCGGCTCAAGTTCATTCGCCCAATCGACGGCGGAATCTCCCCCACCAGAGATCAATACTTTCTTCCCACGGAAAGGTTCTAATTCCTGTACGGTATAATGTAGGTTGGTCACCTCAAAACGATCAGCTCCTTCAATCTCAAGCTTCGCCATCTTGTAGATGCCATAACCAATTGCCATAATGACGGTTCTAGTCCAATGCTTCTCCCCTGTGGAGGAAGTCAAAATAATAGTTCCATCTGGCTGACGCTCAAACCCTTCAATCTGTTGTTCAAAAACGATGGTTGGTTCAAACGTTCTAGCCTGTTGTTCCAATTGCTTAATCAAGTCAGCACATAGTGTAGGCGTAACACCGCCCACATCCCAGATCATCTTCTCAGGATAAAACAACATGCGTCCGCCAAGTTGATCCCGAGCTTCAATTAATTTGGTCTTCATATCACGCATACCACTATAAAATGCAGAGTACATCCCAGCAGGGCCTCCGCCAATAATTGTTACATCATACAATTCCAATGTTTGGTCCATTACGTTACCTCCGTTATTTCGATCCATAACACGCGACCATTTGATATCGATTCTCATTATCATTCAATTCCTAGTGTAATGGGAAACTTATCAAATTACAATGGATAAATAACAAACATTTTTTGTACAATCATGATATTTATCTCATCATACTTCGTTTACTTCACTTTTGGTGCATCCAACAAGTGTTCGACCACGAAATCAAGCTGCTTGTTGATTGAATATACATCAGAGTAATAGAAGAAATCAAAATCAATTTCTATTAAACGGCCTTCTTTGACTGCTGGGATACTACTCCAGATCGGATTATCCGTCAAATTGTCCATGCCTTCATATGTGGAGCGGAACAAATAATCTCCTACATATTCAGGGAGAACTTCCATGGATACCGTGGAGCCAGCAGCATCCGAAACGACATCAATTTTCTGTTGAACAATATCAGGTGCTTTCATGCCCAGGTATTCGTAAACTGCTTGGGAGCCTCGACCAAATTGCTTGCTTTCCACGACCACCATGCCTTTGAAGCCACCCTCTACAATGGAAACTGTTTTATCCAGAATGCCTGCATCTGCAAGTGTCTTCTTACTTTCTTCAACTTTGCTGTTCAGATCGGTAAGCAATTTCTCGGCTTCTTGTTCTTTGCCGAAAATACTGGCGATGTTGACCAGCCTCTCTTCTGTAGTTAATTTCTCATAAGGAATATAGACTGTGGGTGCGATATCTTTTAATAGATTATATGTCTCCTCCGAAGGAACAATAATTAGATCTGGGTCAAGGTCAATGACTGCTTCAGGATTAGGTTCAAACCATGTTCCGAGCGAGTTGACACCTTCAAGCTCATTTTTGTAAGCTGCCCCATCATATACATCTGATGTAGCAATCGGCTTAATTCCTAGGGCTACAACATCTCCCTGAAGATACAATACAACGACTCTCTTAGGATCAGCTGGTACAACAATATCACCTTTGACCGTAGATACAGTGCGGGTTCCGCTATCTGTATTCGCCTGATTGCCCTGCTCTGATGTTGAAGCCACTGTCGTATTGTTATTGTTGGAGCTCGCTGCCGTACCCTCATTTCCTGTTGGCGTGGCTGAACCTGCTCCACATGCGGATAACAGCATGGTTAAGCTTAACAACGCAATTATAAACATGCCTGATGTTGTTTTCTTTCTTCTCATCGGTGTAGACCCTCCGTCTATATATTGATAATGATTCTCATAACCAATATATCCTCGCTTCCATCTCCAGCCAATGGACGATTCGGAGACCTGTAATGGACGATCCTCTATAATCTCTTGCTCACGTACCTTTTGCTGATAGCGAATTGGGGAGATGCCGACGTGTTTTTTGAACAATCTACTGAAGTAATAAACATCGGTATATCCCACTTCTAATGCAATTTCTTTCAGTGTCACATTCGATTTGATTAACATTCTGCGAGCCTCAGCCAGTCTGATCTGAATTAAATAGTCAATCGGACTTGAACCTGTTTTCTGTTTAAACTGCATGGATAAGTGGCGAGAGCTATAATTGAAGAGTTCAGCCAGATCATCCAGTGTTACTTGTTCCCTGTAGTGGTCATGAAGATAACGGAGCGTATGCTGCACCGGATCTGATATCATCACCGAGCTCTCTTCTGCGGACAACTGAAGCATTAACTCATGGATAAATTGATAAAACAGACTTTTCACATAGAGCCTATCCATATTATCCGCCTGAAACCATGCCCTCTCCAGATGATCCAAATGCCTCATTAAACTAAGTGGTGTGTGGGGAGTAAACGCATATTGTTGGACAAAGGGAGAAGACGATCGCTGCTCCAATCGCCACGTGTTTCGAATATTGGGGAACGCCAGAAATGCGCGATAAAAGAGAATTACATATTCGAATTCTTCTCTCACCTGAAGTTGAAGACGAGAACCTTTGGCTACATGGAGCATATAAAATGAATTCGCTTCATGCTCTTGTCCATCTATTCTAATCCATGCAGAGCCACGAGTTGCGTACATAAATCCGTTTGCCGGCAATTCATAGGCTTTCACCTCTTCTCCAGGCTTAA
It includes:
- a CDS encoding AraC family transcriptional regulator codes for the protein MHLNEQIKHWNQAAVKILDIRRVILKPGEEVKAYELPANGFMYATRGSAWIRIDGQEHEANSFYMLHVAKGSRLQLQVREEFEYVILFYRAFLAFPNIRNTWRLEQRSSSPFVQQYAFTPHTPLSLMRHLDHLERAWFQADNMDRLYVKSLFYQFIHELMLQLSAEESSVMISDPVQHTLRYLHDHYREQVTLDDLAELFNYSSRHLSMQFKQKTGSSPIDYLIQIRLAEARRMLIKSNVTLKEIALEVGYTDVYYFSRLFKKHVGISPIRYQQKVREQEIIEDRPLQVSESSIGWRWKRGYIGYENHYQYIDGGSTPMRRKKTTSGMFIIALLSLTMLLSACGAGSATPTGNEGTAASSNNNNTTVASTSEQGNQANTDSGTRTVSTVKGDIVVPADPKRVVVLYLQGDVVALGIKPIATSDVYDGAAYKNELEGVNSLGTWFEPNPEAVIDLDPDLIIVPSEETYNLLKDIAPTVYIPYEKLTTEERLVNIASIFGKEQEAEKLLTDLNSKVEESKKTLADAGILDKTVSIVEGGFKGMVVVESKQFGRGSQAVYEYLGMKAPDIVQQKIDVVSDAAGSTVSMEVLPEYVGDYLFRSTYEGMDNLTDNPIWSSIPAVKEGRLIEIDFDFFYYSDVYSINKQLDFVVEHLLDAPKVK
- a CDS encoding NAD(P)/FAD-dependent oxidoreductase, translating into MDQTLELYDVTIIGGGPAGMYSAFYSGMRDMKTKLIEARDQLGGRMLFYPEKMIWDVGGVTPTLCADLIKQLEQQARTFEPTIVFEQQIEGFERQPDGTIILTSSTGEKHWTRTVIMAIGYGIYKMAKLEIEGADRFEVTNLHYTVQELEPFRGKKVLISGGGDSAVDWANELEPLAEQVTVVHRRERFGGLERNVLRMKESSVDVRTPYAVETLHSTNGEVIEQVTISHIETGESELLDVDAIIVNHGMKSDFGPIRDWGLDLGEWHVSVSEKLHTNIPGVFGAGDFVNYGSKLHLIAGTFTDAALAVNSAKLYMDPEADKVAYVSSHNSRFKEKNKALGVEQ